Proteins from a genomic interval of Equus quagga isolate Etosha38 chromosome 11, UCLA_HA_Equagga_1.0, whole genome shotgun sequence:
- the GPR63 gene encoding probable G-protein coupled receptor 63: MSAAAFHPTETMVFSAVLTESHTGATNTTFVVFENMYMNITAPPPFQHPDISPLLRYSFETLAPTGMNSLTVNSTAVPPTPAVFKSLNLPLQIILSAIMIFILFVSFLGNLVVCLMVYQKAAMRSAINILLASLAFADMSLTVLNMPFALVTILTTRWIFGKFFCRVSAMFFWLFVIEGVAILLIISIDRFLIIVQRQDKLNPYRAKVLIAVSWATSFCIAFPLAVGNPDLQIPSRAPQCVFGYTTNPGYQAYVILISLISFFIPFLVILYSFMGILNTLRHNALRIHSYPEGICLSQASKLGLMSLQRPFQMSIDMGFKTRAFTTILILFAVFIVCWAPFTTYSLVATFSEHFYYKHNFFEISTWLLWLCYLKSALNPLIYYWRIKKFHDACLDMMPKSFKFLPRLPGHTRRRIRPSAVYVCGEHRTVV; this comes from the coding sequence ATGTCGGCTGCCGCCTTCCATCCTACTGAAACCATGGTCTTCTCTGCAGTGCTGACTGAGTCCCATACTGGGGCAACCAACACGACGTTCGTAGTCTTTGAAAACATGTACATGAATATTACAGCCCCTCCACCATTCCAGCATCCCGACATCAGTCCGCTGCTTAGATACAGTTTTGAAACTCTGGCTCCCACTGGGATGAATTCCTTGACAGTGAATAGCACAGCTGTGCCCCCAACACCAGCAGTTTTTAAGAGCCTAAACTTGCCTCTCCAGATCATCCTTTCTGCTATTATGATATTTATTCTGTTCGTGTCTTTTCTTGGGAACTTGGTCGTTTGCCTCATGGTTTACCAAAAAGCTGCCATGCGATCTGCCATTAACATCCTCCTGGCCAGCCTGGCGTTTGCAGACATGTCGCTTACAGTGCTCAACATGCCCTTTGCCTTGGTAACTATTCTTACTACCAGATGGATTTTCGGGAAATTCTTCTGTAGGGTATCTGCTATGTTTTTCTGGTTGTTCGTGATAGAGGGAGTGGCCATCCTGCTCATCATTAGCATTGATAGGTTCCTTATTATAGTCCAGAGGCAGGATAAGCTAAATCCATATAGGGCTAAGGTTCTAATTGCAGTTTCCTGGGCGACTTCCTTTTGTATAGCTTTTCCTCTGGCTGTAGGAAACCCTGACCTGCAGATACCTTCCAGAGCGCCTCAGTGCGTGTTTGGGTACACAACCAATCCGGGTTACCAGGCTTACGTGATtttgatttctctcatttctttcttcataccCTTCCTGGTGATACTGTATTCGTTTATGGGCATCCTCAACACTCTTCGGCACAACGCCTTGAGGATCCATAGCTACCCTGAGGGTATATGCCTCAGCCAGGCCAGCAAACTGGGTCTCATGAGTCTTCAGAGACCCTTCCAGATGAGCATTGACATGGGCTTTAAAACGCGTGCCTTCACCACCATCTTGATTCTCTTTGCTGTCTTCATCGTCTGCTGGGCCCCCTTCACCACTTACAGCCTTGTGGCAACGTTCAGTGAACACTTTTACTATAAGCACAACTTTTTTGAGATTAGCAcctggctgctctggctctgctACCTCAAGTCTGCCTTGAACCCACTGATTTACTACTGGAGGATTAAGAAATTCCACGACGCCTGCCTGGACATGATGCCCAAGTCCTTCAAGTTTTTGCCACGGCTCCCTGGTCACACAAGACGCCGGATCCGCCCCAGTGCTGTCTACGTGTGTGGGGAACATCGGACTGTGGTGTGA